From the genome of Bacillota bacterium, one region includes:
- a CDS encoding helix-turn-helix transcriptional regulator → MEGVRFGEFIAAKRKARGLTLRSLAADLDITAAYLSDIEKSRRNPPDINMLEKIARRLGLTKSDKETMFDLAGKDRHEISPDLPDYIMDKPIVTVALRKAKEKATDADWKEFIRKLEQK, encoded by the coding sequence ATGGAAGGTGTAAGATTCGGTGAGTTTATCGCCGCCAAAAGAAAGGCTCGCGGCCTAACCTTGCGCAGCCTGGCGGCAGATTTGGATATTACCGCGGCCTACTTGAGCGATATTGAAAAGAGCAGAAGGAATCCGCCGGATATCAACATGCTGGAGAAAATAGCCCGGCGGCTTGGTTTGACCAAGAGCGATAAAGAGACCATGTTCGATTTGGCCGGGAAGGATCGGCATGAGATATCCCCGGATCTGCCTGATTACATTATGGACAAACCCATTGTAACGGTGGCTCTGAGGAAAGCGAAGGAAAAGGCCACCGACGCTGATTGGAAAGAGTTTATCCGAAAACTGGAGCAGAAATAA